A genomic region of Trueperaceae bacterium contains the following coding sequences:
- a CDS encoding ABC transporter permease subunit translates to MASLGPSFPSGWRVPLRDWANAVVDRLVTDYSATFAGVSDALLYLLGALERGLLALPWWLVTLLLSLLVWNATRRALAGALVAASLVLVGSFGLWPETVTTLALMALATALCVLVGVPLGVLMSRSARFKAVLRPVLDLMQTLPSFVYLVPVVMFFGLGNVSALFATFVYAVPPVIRLTDLGLRSVDRSLVEAAETAGASEAQVLRYVRLPLALPTVAAGVNQTIMLALSMVVLTSMIGARGLGQVVLRGLQRGDVGLGLEAGLAIVLLAVVMDRVTSGYARRWDDGAEERG, encoded by the coding sequence GTGGCTAGCCTGGGGCCGTCGTTCCCCAGCGGTTGGCGCGTGCCGCTGCGGGACTGGGCGAACGCCGTCGTGGACCGCCTCGTCACCGACTACTCGGCGACGTTCGCAGGCGTCTCCGACGCCCTGCTCTACCTGCTCGGCGCCCTCGAGCGCGGGCTCCTCGCGCTGCCGTGGTGGCTCGTCACGCTCCTCCTCTCGCTCCTCGTCTGGAACGCGACGCGCCGAGCCCTCGCCGGCGCGCTCGTCGCGGCGAGCCTCGTGCTGGTCGGGTCGTTCGGCCTGTGGCCAGAGACCGTCACGACGCTGGCGCTGATGGCGCTGGCCACGGCGCTGTGCGTCCTCGTGGGCGTGCCGCTCGGCGTGCTCATGAGCCGCAGCGCCCGCTTCAAGGCCGTGCTGCGTCCGGTCCTGGACCTCATGCAGACGCTGCCCAGCTTCGTCTACCTCGTGCCCGTCGTCATGTTCTTCGGCCTCGGCAACGTCTCGGCGCTGTTCGCGACGTTCGTCTACGCCGTGCCGCCCGTGATCCGCCTCACCGACCTCGGGCTGAGGTCGGTCGACAGGTCCCTCGTCGAGGCGGCCGAGACCGCCGGCGCCAGCGAGGCCCAGGTGCTGCGCTACGTGCGCCTGCCGCTGGCCCTGCCCACGGTGGCGGCCGGCGTGAACCAGACGATCATGCTGGCGCTGTCGATGGTCGTGCTGACCTCGATGATCGGGGCGCGCGGCCTCGGCCAGGTGGTGCTGCGCGGGCTGCAGCGCGGCGACGTCGGCCTCGGGCTGGAGGCCGGTCTGGCGATCGTGCTGCTCGCCGTCGTCATGGACCGCGTCACGTCCGGCTACGCCAGGCGCTGGGACGACGGCGCCGAGGAGCGGGGCTAG
- a CDS encoding GreA/GreB family elongation factor produces the protein MAMRVRVTQEGYERLQALLKQERERLEEATRILQELTGSSDDYDDSGLEDAKTEKARIEQRIDDLEDQLGRAVIIEDQASDVVDLGSVVKLAEAGKKQEEFSVQLVSPVEAGVLDGDIPKVSDESPLGKALKGRGVGDEFEVVIGEKVARYVVKEIA, from the coding sequence ATGGCGATGAGAGTGCGCGTCACTCAAGAGGGATACGAGCGCCTGCAGGCGCTGCTGAAGCAGGAGCGGGAGCGGCTGGAGGAGGCCACGCGCATCCTCCAGGAGCTGACCGGCTCGTCGGACGACTACGACGACTCCGGCCTGGAGGACGCCAAGACCGAGAAGGCCAGGATCGAGCAGCGCATAGACGACCTCGAGGACCAGCTAGGCCGGGCCGTGATCATCGAGGACCAGGCGTCCGACGTAGTCGACCTTGGCTCGGTCGTGAAGCTGGCCGAGGCTGGCAAGAAGCAGGAGGAGTTCTCCGTCCAGCTCGTCTCGCCCGTGGAGGCCGGCGTGCTCGACGGCGACATACCGAAGGTCTCCGACGAGTCGCCGCTGGGCAAGGCGCTCAAGGGCCGCGGCGTCGGCGACGAGTTCGAGGTCGTGATCGGCGAGAAGGTCGCTCGCTACGTGGTCAAGGAGATCGCGTGA
- a CDS encoding lytic transglycosylase domain-containing protein, with amino-acid sequence MTFRAAALLTLVTCALAAAAALYGQGDARPGDPMLVPTVLNPLEDPRLAPYLALREASADRDLTRLQELAFDGDAFSSYLAALELARAEEAPAAVRATALERALELRVQDPLRRAEERALHLELGELWEEAGDGAAAFAAYAAALPMGRAIEGAERTAPDRYRLAAAFQRAGMHTRALETLAGLSAPSIEAPSLRALGRYEEALEAYRRWLAEEPGEDAARSGEAWCLFYLGRDDEARAAFQARGDLYGLGLLANRAGDVARAVELLVASGRADAMWLATGILEARDRYAEALPIYLGLAAGSSSYADDAAFRAYVLAERLGDAQARSRARDLLPYGSFFALVLGDPPAVPDPAADAVPVGGDMALAGEPSAAAEALDLAFALMAVHDREAAVGELLFALREAEAAGDVAAVLDLAEALQGLDEYRQSARAARELLAAGVGDLRVWRLAYPPAWPETVLAAAAESGVEPALIWAVMRQESAFSEVAVSVANAQGLMQVIPSTWGWIAELREEAPGDPFDVEANIRYGATYLGWLLDYWDGDVELAIASYNGGQGYVRRVFTADYVAGDKAEFYREIDRGETREYLQRVYENLAVYRTLYPALATGAVADTD; translated from the coding sequence ATGACGTTCCGCGCCGCGGCCCTCCTCACCCTCGTCACCTGCGCGCTGGCCGCGGCCGCCGCGCTGTACGGCCAGGGCGACGCGCGCCCCGGCGACCCCATGCTCGTCCCCACCGTCCTCAACCCGCTCGAGGACCCGCGCCTCGCGCCCTACCTGGCGCTGCGCGAGGCCAGCGCGGACCGCGACCTCACCAGGCTCCAGGAGCTCGCCTTCGACGGGGACGCGTTCAGCTCGTACCTGGCCGCCCTGGAGCTCGCGCGCGCCGAGGAGGCGCCGGCGGCGGTCCGGGCCACGGCGCTGGAGCGCGCGCTCGAGCTGAGGGTCCAGGACCCCCTGCGGCGCGCCGAGGAGCGCGCGCTGCACCTCGAGCTCGGCGAGCTGTGGGAGGAGGCCGGCGACGGCGCGGCCGCGTTCGCCGCCTACGCCGCCGCCCTGCCCATGGGCAGGGCGATCGAGGGCGCGGAGCGCACCGCTCCCGACCGCTACCGTCTGGCGGCGGCGTTCCAGCGCGCCGGCATGCACACCAGGGCGCTGGAGACGCTCGCCGGTCTGTCGGCGCCGTCGATAGAGGCGCCGTCGCTGCGGGCCCTGGGGCGCTACGAGGAGGCGCTGGAGGCCTACCGACGCTGGCTGGCCGAGGAGCCGGGCGAGGACGCCGCCCGCTCTGGCGAGGCCTGGTGTCTCTTCTACCTGGGACGCGACGACGAGGCGCGCGCCGCCTTCCAGGCCCGCGGCGACCTCTACGGCCTGGGGCTCCTGGCCAACCGCGCCGGCGACGTCGCCCGCGCCGTCGAGCTGCTCGTCGCCAGCGGCCGCGCCGACGCCATGTGGCTGGCCACGGGCATCCTCGAGGCCCGCGACCGCTACGCCGAGGCCCTGCCCATCTACCTCGGGCTGGCCGCCGGCTCCAGCTCCTACGCCGACGACGCGGCCTTCCGCGCCTACGTGCTCGCCGAGCGCCTGGGCGACGCGCAGGCCCGCTCCCGCGCGCGCGACCTCCTGCCCTACGGCTCGTTCTTCGCGCTCGTGCTCGGCGACCCGCCCGCGGTGCCCGACCCGGCCGCGGACGCGGTGCCGGTCGGCGGCGACATGGCCCTGGCGGGCGAGCCCAGCGCCGCCGCGGAGGCCCTCGACCTGGCCTTCGCCCTGATGGCCGTGCACGACCGCGAGGCGGCTGTCGGCGAGCTCCTCTTCGCGCTGCGGGAGGCCGAGGCGGCCGGCGACGTGGCCGCCGTCCTCGACCTGGCCGAGGCGCTGCAGGGCCTGGACGAGTACCGCCAGAGCGCGCGGGCGGCGCGCGAGCTGCTGGCGGCCGGCGTCGGCGACCTGCGGGTCTGGCGCCTGGCCTACCCGCCGGCCTGGCCGGAGACCGTGCTCGCCGCCGCCGCGGAGTCCGGCGTCGAGCCGGCGCTGATCTGGGCCGTGATGCGTCAGGAGTCGGCGTTCAGCGAGGTCGCCGTGTCCGTCGCGAACGCGCAGGGCCTGATGCAGGTGATCCCCTCGACCTGGGGCTGGATCGCCGAGCTGCGCGAGGAGGCGCCGGGAGACCCGTTCGACGTGGAGGCGAACATCCGTTACGGCGCCACCTACCTGGGGTGGCTGCTCGACTACTGGGACGGCGACGTGGAGCTGGCCATCGCGTCGTACAACGGCGGACAGGGCTACGTGCGCCGGGTCTTCACCGCCGACTACGTGGCCGGCGACAAGGCGGAGTTCTACCGCGAGATCGACCGCGGCGAGACCCGCGAGTACCTGCAGCGCGTCTACGAGAACCTCGCCGTCTACCGCACGCTCTACCCGGCCCTCGCCACCGGCGCCGTCGCCGACACCGACTGA
- a CDS encoding ATP-binding protein translates to MSTQRGGAARGGGGDAASEDAVGPGARSKHPMGSDEATRRDYLRRVPLFAALDDDHLGDLLARADEIEVPAGHVLFREGDEGDNLYVVLTGELVISKRVREVDDPIAYRGPGEVVGEMALVNGRPRTATVRADVDSRLLRLGQKAFRDLLGSSPEAAAAIVGCMATRIEEDQANRAREERLVALGTMAAGLAHELNNPASALARATASLAAAHEARDAAAVDLFARDLGPGEREAVLRLGALAKERAASAPHGPGHLPDPADEDELSDHLEALGLEAPWEAAPALLQAGWTLPALDEVLAEFAPPDRAAAARWLAADAVARGLLAEIDLAAKAIVEQVRAVKVSSHMDRAAFDVIDVHEGLESALVMVKRKLGPGVTVVRDYGADLPRIEAYPGELNQVWTNLIDNALDAMGGAGTLTLRTRSGEGQVTVEVGDTGPGIPPDVMPRLFQPYFTTKGVGEGTGLGLPLARKTVEQRHGGRITVRSRPGATVFRVTLPTVHRRHEPERSAEGA, encoded by the coding sequence ATGAGCACGCAGCGCGGCGGCGCGGCGCGTGGCGGGGGCGGCGACGCCGCCTCGGAGGACGCCGTGGGCCCAGGTGCCCGGTCGAAGCACCCGATGGGCAGCGACGAGGCCACGCGCCGCGACTACCTGAGGCGCGTGCCGCTGTTCGCCGCCCTCGACGACGACCACCTCGGCGACCTGCTGGCGAGGGCCGACGAGATCGAGGTCCCCGCCGGCCACGTCCTGTTCCGCGAGGGCGACGAGGGCGACAACCTCTACGTGGTGCTCACGGGCGAGCTCGTGATCTCGAAGCGCGTCAGGGAGGTCGACGACCCGATCGCCTACCGCGGTCCGGGCGAGGTCGTGGGCGAGATGGCGTTGGTGAACGGCAGGCCGCGCACCGCGACCGTCAGGGCCGACGTCGACTCGCGCCTGCTGCGCCTCGGCCAGAAGGCCTTCAGGGACCTGCTCGGCAGCTCGCCGGAGGCCGCCGCGGCGATCGTCGGCTGCATGGCCACCCGCATCGAGGAGGACCAGGCGAACCGCGCGCGCGAGGAGCGGCTCGTGGCCCTCGGCACGATGGCGGCCGGCCTCGCCCACGAGCTGAACAACCCGGCGTCGGCGCTGGCGCGGGCCACCGCCTCGCTGGCCGCCGCCCACGAGGCGCGCGACGCGGCGGCCGTGGACCTGTTCGCGCGCGACCTGGGCCCCGGCGAGCGCGAGGCCGTGCTCCGCCTCGGCGCGCTGGCGAAGGAGCGCGCCGCGAGCGCGCCGCACGGGCCGGGCCACCTGCCCGACCCCGCCGACGAGGACGAGCTCAGCGACCACCTGGAGGCGCTGGGGCTCGAGGCGCCGTGGGAGGCCGCGCCCGCCTTGCTGCAGGCCGGCTGGACGCTTCCCGCCCTCGACGAGGTGCTGGCCGAGTTCGCGCCGCCCGACCGCGCCGCGGCCGCGCGCTGGCTCGCCGCCGACGCCGTCGCGCGCGGCCTCCTGGCCGAGATCGACCTGGCCGCCAAGGCCATCGTCGAGCAGGTGCGGGCCGTGAAGGTCTCGAGCCACATGGACAGGGCCGCCTTCGACGTCATCGACGTGCACGAGGGCCTGGAGAGCGCCCTCGTGATGGTCAAGCGCAAGCTGGGCCCCGGCGTGACGGTCGTGCGCGACTACGGCGCGGACCTGCCGCGCATCGAGGCGTACCCCGGCGAGTTGAACCAGGTGTGGACGAACCTCATCGACAACGCCCTCGACGCCATGGGGGGCGCGGGCACGCTGACCCTGCGCACGCGGTCGGGCGAGGGCCAGGTCACCGTGGAGGTCGGGGACACCGGACCGGGGATCCCGCCCGACGTGATGCCGCGCCTGTTCCAGCCCTACTTCACGACCAAGGGCGTCGGCGAGGGCACAGGACTCGGACTGCCGCTCGCGCGCAAGACCGTCGAGCAGAGGCACGGCGGGCGCATCACCGTGAGGTCGCGGCCGGGCGCTACCGTGTTCAGGGTCACGTTGCCCACCGTCCACCGTCGGCACGAGCCGGAGAGGAGCGCGGAGGGCGCCTAG
- the msrP gene encoding protein-methionine-sulfoxide reductase catalytic subunit MsrP produces the protein MSVLNRLLQVPEEEITPEELYVSRRTFMRAAAALAVGTAASAALGQGAGDAVDELMGLGDTDERITDYEAITTYNNFYEFGYDKSDPSRLSGDFVTEPWSITVEGLAENTGTFPLEEIVSQFEIERRVYRFRCVEGWSMVIPYNGFMLRDLIELLVPKPEARFVSFEAVYRPEQMPGQRRNLLPWPYVEGLRLDEAMNPLTLLATGIYDKPLKNANGAPIRLVVPWKYGFKSIKSIVKIGFVAEQPPNTWNVYAPHEYGFYANVNPDVDHPRWSQATERRIGEFRRRPTLMFNGYGELVADMYEGMDLVRNF, from the coding sequence GTGTCGGTGCTGAACCGCCTGCTGCAGGTGCCCGAAGAAGAGATCACGCCGGAGGAGCTCTACGTGAGCCGCCGGACGTTCATGAGGGCCGCCGCGGCGCTCGCGGTCGGCACCGCGGCGAGCGCCGCGCTGGGGCAGGGGGCGGGCGACGCCGTCGACGAGCTGATGGGCCTCGGCGACACCGACGAGAGGATCACGGACTACGAGGCCATCACGACCTACAACAACTTCTACGAGTTCGGCTACGACAAGTCGGACCCGTCGCGCCTCAGCGGCGACTTCGTCACCGAGCCGTGGTCCATCACCGTCGAGGGCCTGGCCGAGAACACCGGCACGTTCCCCCTCGAGGAGATCGTCTCGCAGTTCGAGATCGAGAGGCGCGTCTACCGCTTCCGCTGCGTCGAGGGCTGGTCGATGGTGATCCCCTACAACGGCTTCATGCTGCGCGACCTCATCGAGCTGCTGGTCCCGAAGCCGGAGGCCAGGTTCGTGTCGTTCGAGGCCGTCTACAGGCCCGAGCAGATGCCCGGGCAGCGGCGGAACCTCCTGCCGTGGCCCTACGTGGAGGGCCTGCGGCTCGACGAGGCGATGAACCCGCTCACCCTCCTCGCGACCGGCATCTACGACAAGCCGCTGAAGAACGCGAACGGGGCGCCGATACGCCTGGTCGTGCCCTGGAAGTACGGCTTCAAGAGCATCAAGTCGATCGTGAAGATCGGCTTCGTCGCCGAGCAGCCGCCGAACACGTGGAACGTCTACGCCCCCCACGAGTACGGCTTCTACGCGAACGTCAACCCCGACGTCGACCACCCGCGCTGGAGCCAGGCCACCGAGCGCCGCATCGGCGAGTTCCGCCGGCGCCCCACCCTGATGTTCAACGGCTACGGCGAGCTGGTGGCCGACATGTACGAGGGCATGGACCTGGTGCGCAACTTCTGA
- a CDS encoding protein-methionine-sulfoxide reductase heme-binding subunit MsrQ has protein sequence MPAVAAAPRAGAQDKARRKRWQRASHLALWALTLTPAAVTLVDALTWNLGVDPIETLTHRTGWWAILHLVLSLAVTPLRRLTGWHWLIRYRRQLGLGAFVYASLHLGVYAFLDLGLDFSILAEDVLERPFMTIGFAAWLILLALAITSTRGWIVRLGRRWALLHRLVYVAAGLVSLHFVWGRKTVQPEPLLFAGAFAVLLGARAVYVLRRRRARAS, from the coding sequence ATGCCTGCCGTCGCCGCCGCCCCGCGGGCCGGCGCGCAGGACAAGGCCAGGCGGAAGCGCTGGCAGCGGGCCAGTCACCTGGCGCTGTGGGCGCTCACGCTGACGCCGGCGGCGGTCACGCTGGTCGACGCCCTCACCTGGAACCTCGGGGTCGACCCCATCGAGACGCTCACGCACCGCACGGGCTGGTGGGCGATCCTGCACCTCGTCCTCTCCCTGGCCGTGACGCCGCTGCGGCGCCTCACCGGCTGGCACTGGCTGATCAGGTACCGACGGCAGCTCGGCCTGGGCGCGTTCGTCTACGCCTCGCTGCACCTGGGCGTCTACGCCTTCCTCGACCTCGGCCTCGACTTCTCGATCCTCGCCGAGGACGTGCTCGAGCGCCCGTTCATGACCATCGGCTTCGCGGCTTGGCTGATCCTCCTGGCGCTGGCCATCACCTCCACGAGGGGCTGGATCGTGCGCCTGGGCCGTCGCTGGGCGCTGCTCCACCGGCTCGTCTACGTCGCCGCCGGCCTCGTCTCGCTCCACTTCGTGTGGGGCCGCAAGACCGTCCAGCCCGAGCCGCTCCTGTTCGCGGGCGCGTTCGCGGTGCTGCTGGGCGCGCGCGCCGTCTACGTCCTGCGGCGCCGGCGCGCGCGGGCGTCGTAA
- a CDS encoding ABC transporter substrate-binding protein: MPRLQRLLFPLLAACLLAAASGPADAQERAPDCGGLGRPIVFGDLDWESAQVANWVARLVLEAGFGCETDAIPGTVVPIYQGAVRGDVDVIMEVWTDNVPALWTEAVAAGVVEEVGIAFEDAVQGWFVPRYLVEGDPDRGIEAAAPGLRSVFDLEEYKELFRDPEEPDKGRFYNCVIGWQCELVNTVKLHAYGLDDSFTNFRSGTGVALAAELEGAYRRGEPWVGYYWGPTWVLGELDLYMLEEPPYDPECWAEFTALVDAPQRATRACAYPASRAVVALGSRFKDEAPEGVRRFLTAYHGSSAMLSRALAHMHATGAEPQEAARRFLATEPEVWRSWLDPEAAARVEAAFGSD, encoded by the coding sequence ATGCCGAGGCTCCAGCGACTCCTCTTCCCCCTTCTCGCCGCCTGCCTGCTCGCCGCCGCCTCGGGGCCGGCGGACGCCCAGGAGCGGGCGCCCGACTGCGGCGGCCTGGGCCGCCCCATCGTCTTCGGCGACCTCGACTGGGAGAGCGCCCAGGTGGCGAACTGGGTCGCCAGGCTCGTGCTCGAGGCCGGGTTCGGCTGCGAGACCGACGCGATCCCCGGGACCGTCGTGCCCATCTACCAGGGCGCCGTGCGCGGCGACGTCGACGTGATCATGGAGGTGTGGACCGACAACGTCCCCGCCCTGTGGACCGAGGCCGTGGCCGCCGGGGTCGTCGAGGAGGTGGGCATAGCCTTCGAGGACGCGGTGCAGGGCTGGTTCGTGCCCCGCTACCTCGTCGAGGGCGACCCGGACAGGGGCATCGAGGCCGCGGCGCCGGGGCTGCGCAGCGTCTTCGACCTCGAGGAGTACAAGGAGCTCTTCCGCGACCCGGAGGAGCCGGACAAGGGCCGCTTCTACAACTGCGTGATCGGCTGGCAGTGCGAGCTCGTGAACACGGTGAAGCTGCACGCCTACGGCCTCGACGACTCGTTCACGAACTTCCGCTCCGGCACCGGCGTGGCGCTGGCCGCCGAGCTCGAGGGCGCCTACCGGCGCGGCGAACCGTGGGTCGGCTACTACTGGGGCCCCACCTGGGTGCTGGGCGAGCTCGACCTCTACATGCTCGAGGAGCCCCCTTACGACCCCGAGTGCTGGGCCGAGTTCACCGCCCTCGTCGACGCGCCGCAGCGCGCGACGCGGGCCTGCGCCTACCCCGCGTCGCGGGCCGTCGTGGCGCTCGGCTCGCGCTTCAAGGACGAGGCGCCGGAGGGCGTGAGGAGGTTCCTCACCGCCTACCACGGCAGCAGCGCCATGCTCTCGCGCGCCCTCGCCCACATGCACGCCACGGGCGCCGAGCCGCAGGAGGCGGCCAGGCGCTTCCTCGCCACGGAGCCCGAGGTCTGGAGGTCCTGGCTCGACCCGGAGGCCGCCGCGAGGGTCGAGGCGGCGTTCGGCTCGGACTGA
- a CDS encoding NUDIX domain-containing protein, producing the protein MAEGLEVRLSGAPDGRGLRVGAVPDEAALREFSASAARDGRRLVVGAIVTDGAGRVFVQRRTRSRELFPGAWDMVGGHAEPGEDALGALRREVREETGWELAALGPVVELIDWEAGGVLRREVDVLVTVAGDLAGPALEEGKHDDWRWLGRGETALLGEGRAPQDVWLREVVERAFDLIAETGFGS; encoded by the coding sequence ATGGCCGAAGGTCTCGAGGTAAGGCTGTCTGGTGCGCCGGACGGACGCGGGCTGCGGGTCGGCGCGGTGCCAGACGAGGCCGCGCTGCGCGAGTTCTCGGCCTCCGCGGCACGGGACGGCAGGCGCCTCGTCGTGGGCGCGATCGTCACCGACGGCGCCGGACGCGTCTTCGTGCAGCGCCGCACGCGGAGCCGCGAGCTGTTCCCCGGCGCCTGGGACATGGTGGGCGGCCACGCCGAGCCGGGCGAGGACGCGCTGGGCGCCCTGCGCCGCGAGGTGCGCGAGGAGACGGGCTGGGAGCTCGCCGCGCTGGGCCCCGTCGTCGAGCTCATCGACTGGGAGGCGGGCGGCGTGCTCCGCCGCGAGGTCGACGTGCTCGTGACCGTGGCGGGCGACCTGGCCGGGCCGGCGCTCGAGGAGGGCAAGCACGACGACTGGCGCTGGCTGGGCCGCGGGGAGACCGCCCTGCTGGGCGAGGGACGCGCGCCGCAGGACGTGTGGCTGCGAGAGGTCGTCGAGCGCGCGTTCGACCTCATCGCGGAGACCGGGTTCGGTAGCTAG
- the lysS gene encoding lysine--tRNA ligase, producing the protein MDDPTDQRDQRLRNLRALVERGIEPYAYSFHRTHTAAELRAAHPSLQPGERVDGPEVTVAGRVMLMRMLGKLTFATLQDQSGRVQVSFEKAKLEQYNALKKLDLGDWLEVTGRVYATKTGELTVDAGSFRLLAKALRPLPSKHHGLQDKEARYRQRYLDTIMNPESRRAFELRAHAISYIRRYLDERGFIEVETPVLQAQPGGAEARPFVTHHNALGHDFYLRISLELYLKRLIVGGFEAVYEIGRNFRNEGISFKHNPEYTMLELYWAGRDYLDILELVEDLYSSLVRDLTGSTKLVYQGKELDFTPPWPRVDYTGELARRAGIDFDVLDEERLRAWVRERFPEPGAGGEPPLGERPLSQVYAKLYDHYVEPHLVGPAFVMDHPEVISPLAKRHRSRPGLVERFEPVAVGMELGNAFSELNDPLDQRRRFELQEQLRAAGDEEAQRLDEEFLAALEYGMPPTGGLGLGIDRLAMLLSDQPSIRDVILFPLLRPLS; encoded by the coding sequence ATGGACGACCCGACGGACCAACGCGACCAGCGCCTGCGCAACCTGCGGGCGCTGGTCGAGCGCGGCATCGAGCCGTACGCCTACTCGTTCCACCGCACGCACACGGCCGCCGAGCTGCGCGCCGCGCACCCGTCGCTGCAGCCGGGCGAGCGCGTCGACGGCCCCGAGGTGACCGTCGCCGGGCGCGTGATGCTCATGCGGATGCTCGGCAAGCTGACGTTCGCGACCCTGCAGGACCAGAGCGGCCGCGTGCAGGTCTCCTTCGAGAAGGCGAAGCTCGAGCAGTACAACGCGCTCAAGAAGCTCGACCTCGGCGACTGGCTCGAGGTCACGGGCCGGGTCTACGCCACGAAGACGGGCGAGCTCACCGTCGACGCCGGCTCCTTCAGGCTGTTGGCCAAGGCCCTCAGGCCCCTGCCGAGCAAGCACCACGGGCTCCAGGACAAGGAGGCGCGCTACCGGCAGCGCTACCTCGACACGATCATGAACCCGGAGTCGCGGCGGGCGTTCGAGCTGCGCGCGCACGCGATCTCGTACATCAGGCGCTACCTCGACGAGAGGGGCTTCATCGAGGTCGAGACGCCGGTGCTGCAGGCCCAGCCGGGCGGCGCCGAGGCGCGCCCGTTCGTGACCCACCACAACGCGCTGGGCCACGACTTCTACCTGCGCATCTCGCTGGAGCTCTACCTCAAGCGGCTGATCGTGGGCGGCTTCGAGGCCGTCTACGAGATCGGCAGGAACTTCCGCAACGAGGGCATCAGCTTCAAGCACAACCCCGAGTACACGATGCTCGAGCTCTACTGGGCAGGACGCGACTACCTGGACATCCTGGAGCTCGTCGAGGACCTCTACTCGAGCCTCGTGCGCGACCTCACGGGCAGCACGAAGCTCGTCTACCAGGGCAAGGAGCTCGACTTCACGCCGCCCTGGCCGCGCGTCGACTACACGGGCGAGCTCGCCAGGCGCGCCGGCATCGACTTCGACGTCCTCGACGAGGAGCGCCTGCGCGCCTGGGTGCGCGAGCGCTTCCCCGAGCCGGGCGCCGGCGGCGAGCCGCCGCTGGGCGAGCGTCCGCTGAGCCAGGTCTACGCCAAGCTCTACGACCACTACGTCGAGCCGCACCTCGTGGGGCCGGCGTTCGTCATGGACCACCCCGAGGTGATAAGCCCGCTGGCGAAGCGCCACCGCTCGCGTCCCGGCCTCGTGGAGCGGTTCGAGCCCGTCGCCGTGGGCATGGAGCTGGGCAACGCGTTCAGCGAGCTCAACGACCCGCTCGACCAGCGACGCCGCTTCGAGCTCCAGGAGCAGCTGCGGGCGGCCGGCGACGAGGAGGCGCAGCGCCTCGACGAGGAGTTCCTGGCGGCGCTCGAGTACGGCATGCCGCCCACGGGCGGCCTCGGCCTCGGCATCGACAGGCTGGCGATGCTGCTCTCCGACCAGCCCAGCATCAGGGACGTGATCCTCTTCCCGCTGCTGCGCCCGCTGTCGTGA